From Coriobacteriaceae bacterium, a single genomic window includes:
- a CDS encoding ammonium transporter, which yields MYDTGSTTFMLICTMLVFLMTPGLAFFYGGLSRRKNVINTMLMCFGAIGLVGVLWIVAGWSLAYGGDGSSPFIGGLDQLLCLPVLNQVLQAAEGNAADGAVYPQIINIAFQMAFAMITAAIVTGSLAGRVKFGAMTAFLGIWLLVVYAPLAHMVWGGDGSFIGDIIGALDFAGGDVVHISSGLTGLILCLMLGRRRGFGMMSYRPHNVPFVALGAGLLWFGWFGFNGGSEFKADAAAALAILNTVTASAAGMVSWLAVERVHTGRPTLVGASTGLVAGLVVVTPGAGFVEPWAALVMGLIVSPVCYLVISHLKTKFGYDDALDAFGCHGIGGILGGVLTGLFCVPELSWTGKGGLFYTGDMSLLISQILGIVVTVAIVLVLDLVIAAVVKALFRGSLRVDEADEALGLDASQHGESAYPSFSGLD from the coding sequence ATGTACGATACGGGATCGACAACGTTTATGCTCATCTGCACCATGCTCGTGTTTTTAATGACACCGGGTCTGGCGTTTTTCTATGGCGGCCTGTCCAGGCGCAAAAATGTCATCAACACCATGCTTATGTGCTTTGGCGCCATTGGCCTGGTTGGTGTACTGTGGATTGTTGCTGGCTGGTCGCTGGCCTACGGCGGCGACGGTTCCAGCCCGTTTATTGGAGGCCTTGACCAGTTGCTGTGCCTACCGGTGCTCAACCAGGTGCTGCAGGCGGCCGAGGGCAATGCTGCGGATGGTGCCGTCTACCCTCAGATCATCAACATCGCCTTCCAGATGGCGTTTGCCATGATCACCGCCGCTATCGTTACGGGCAGTCTGGCAGGCCGCGTTAAGTTTGGTGCCATGACGGCCTTCCTGGGCATTTGGCTGCTCGTGGTCTATGCGCCGCTCGCCCACATGGTTTGGGGCGGCGATGGTTCCTTTATCGGCGACATCATCGGCGCGCTCGACTTTGCCGGCGGCGACGTGGTACACATTTCGTCCGGTCTCACGGGCCTGATTCTCTGCTTAATGCTCGGCCGTCGTCGCGGCTTTGGCATGATGAGCTACCGTCCGCATAACGTGCCGTTTGTGGCGCTGGGCGCCGGCCTGCTTTGGTTTGGCTGGTTTGGCTTTAACGGCGGCAGCGAGTTTAAGGCCGACGCCGCGGCGGCGCTCGCCATCCTCAACACCGTGACGGCCAGCGCGGCGGGCATGGTCTCGTGGCTTGCCGTCGAGCGCGTGCACACCGGTCGCCCCACGCTGGTGGGTGCCAGCACCGGTCTGGTTGCGGGCCTTGTGGTGGTCACGCCGGGTGCGGGCTTTGTCGAGCCGTGGGCAGCGCTGGTCATGGGCCTGATCGTCTCGCCCGTCTGTTACCTGGTCATCAGCCATCTTAAGACCAAGTTTGGCTACGACGATGCGCTCGACGCGTTCGGTTGCCACGGTATCGGCGGCATCTTGGGCGGTGTGCTCACGGGCCTGTTCTGCGTGCCGGAGCTCTCGTGGACCGGTAAGGGCGGCCTGTTCTACACGGGTGACATGTCGCTGCTCATCTCGCAAATCCTGGGCATTGTGGTGACGGTCGCTATTGTGCTGGTGCTCGACTTGGTGATTGCCGCGGTGGTCAAGGCGCTGTTCCGCGGCAGCCTGCGCGTGGACGAGGCCGATGAGGCGCTGGGCTTGGATGCCAGTCAGCACGGCGAGAGCGCATATCCTTCGTTCTCCGGACTCGATTAG
- a CDS encoding amino acid ABC transporter permease has product MSLSELWSLYGQNYIDALLATWGMTLESFAIAMVLAVAVTVMRVSPLKPLRVFGDLYVQVFRNIPGIALLIIVVYALPPLKVVLPYRTCVIVATVLLGSAFGSENFMSGINTVGVGQVEAARSLGMSFNRILAKIVIPQALRSSVLPMTNLFIAVMLTTALGSQVPLKPQELTGVVSYINTRSLGGVAAFFISALGYLGTAFVVSHIGNYIDKKVRILR; this is encoded by the coding sequence ATGAGTCTCTCCGAACTCTGGTCGCTCTATGGCCAGAACTATATCGACGCGCTGCTAGCAACCTGGGGCATGACGCTTGAGTCGTTTGCCATCGCCATGGTACTGGCCGTCGCCGTCACCGTGATGCGCGTGTCGCCGCTCAAGCCACTGCGCGTCTTTGGCGACCTGTATGTCCAGGTCTTCCGTAACATCCCCGGCATCGCGCTGCTCATCATCGTCGTCTATGCGCTGCCGCCGCTCAAGGTCGTTCTGCCCTACCGCACCTGCGTTATCGTCGCCACGGTCCTTTTGGGCTCGGCCTTTGGCTCCGAAAACTTTATGAGCGGCATCAACACCGTCGGCGTCGGCCAGGTGGAAGCCGCCCGCTCGCTCGGCATGAGCTTTAACCGCATCCTCGCCAAAATCGTGATTCCGCAGGCACTGCGCTCAAGCGTATTGCCCATGACGAACCTCTTTATCGCCGTCATGCTCACTACCGCCTTGGGCAGCCAGGTGCCGCTTAAGCCGCAAGAGCTTACCGGCGTGGTGAGCTACATCAACACGCGCTCGCTCGGCGGCGTCGCCGCGTTCTTTATCTCGGCGCTCGGCTACCTGGGCACGGCCTTTGTGGTGAGCCACATTGGCAACTACATCGATAAGAAGGTGAGGATCCTCCGATGA
- a CDS encoding TetR/AcrR family transcriptional regulator codes for MGRNKYPEETVAKILDAALELFCAQGYEGTSIQDIVDRLDGMTKGAVYHHFKSKEEIFNAAFDRAMTPIVEHRRSMLGVGNMTGAQKLRRLYAPESVVPQIELWARMHPAADPVKSSRLLAMQYQGSFDESADGCLLPVIEEGIADGSIACECPREAAEAVSLLANLWLLPLFRPLEPKERMLARAQCLAQMAAAVGLDLGEEVLQTTARIWDVWDRVEW; via the coding sequence ATGGGTCGCAATAAATATCCCGAGGAGACGGTCGCGAAGATTCTCGACGCGGCACTGGAGCTATTCTGCGCACAGGGTTATGAGGGGACGAGTATTCAAGATATCGTTGACCGTCTCGACGGCATGACCAAGGGCGCTGTCTATCATCACTTCAAGAGCAAAGAAGAGATTTTCAACGCCGCGTTTGATCGGGCGATGACTCCGATTGTTGAGCACCGCCGCTCGATGCTTGGCGTCGGTAATATGACCGGAGCCCAAAAGCTCAGGCGGCTGTACGCGCCCGAGTCCGTTGTTCCGCAAATTGAGCTATGGGCACGCATGCATCCTGCGGCGGATCCGGTAAAAAGCTCGCGTCTACTGGCGATGCAGTACCAGGGCTCGTTTGACGAGTCAGCCGATGGCTGTCTCTTGCCAGTGATCGAGGAGGGCATCGCCGACGGCTCCATTGCGTGCGAATGCCCGCGCGAAGCGGCGGAGGCCGTATCGTTGCTAGCGAATCTCTGGCTGCTGCCGCTGTTCCGTCCGCTCGAGCCCAAGGAGCGAATGCTCGCTCGTGCACAATGTCTGGCGCAGATGGCCGCTGCGGTGGGACTCGATTTGGGCGAGGAAGTGCTCCAGACAACGGCACGGATTTGGGACGTATGGGACCGCGTTGAGTGGTAA
- a CDS encoding glutamate ABC transporter substrate-binding protein, whose amino-acid sequence MSKNLSQQVVLDRRGFVAATFATVAGLGLAGCSDTSAEADKGSAAGSSKGSEDTEASTTLDAKAFDKLVDNGPKADDDAIAASTWATAVKDAGVFKIGGVQTSTLFSLLNEKDGQTRGFDAGIAQLLSNYILGENKVEITQVTSDTRESVLQNGQVDAVFATYTITDERKKLVSFAGPYYYTQQAILVLADNDDIKSVDDLADKNVAVQSGSNGPAILEEFAPKASQQEFKTDEEARQALQQGRVDAYVIDNNMQQSALVREPGKYKIAGKPFGSKEPYGIGLPLDSDGVAFVNDFLKKIEDDGTWTELWQICIGDRTGDTNVPELPEIGA is encoded by the coding sequence ATGAGCAAGAACCTCTCCCAGCAGGTCGTTCTCGACCGCCGCGGCTTCGTTGCCGCCACCTTCGCAACCGTCGCCGGCCTTGGTCTTGCCGGCTGCTCCGACACCAGCGCCGAGGCCGACAAGGGTTCCGCCGCCGGCTCCTCCAAGGGCTCCGAGGATACCGAAGCTTCCACCACGCTCGACGCTAAGGCATTCGACAAGCTCGTCGACAACGGCCCCAAGGCCGATGACGACGCCATCGCCGCCAGCACCTGGGCCACGGCCGTCAAGGACGCCGGCGTCTTTAAGATCGGCGGCGTTCAGACCTCTACGCTCTTCTCCCTCCTCAACGAGAAAGACGGTCAGACCCGCGGCTTCGATGCCGGTATCGCACAGCTCCTGTCCAACTACATTCTGGGCGAGAACAAGGTCGAGATCACCCAGGTGACCTCGGACACGCGCGAGTCCGTCCTGCAGAACGGCCAGGTCGACGCCGTCTTTGCCACCTACACCATCACTGACGAGCGCAAGAAGCTTGTCTCCTTTGCCGGCCCCTACTACTACACCCAGCAGGCCATCCTGGTGCTCGCCGATAACGACGACATTAAGAGCGTCGACGACCTGGCCGACAAGAACGTCGCCGTCCAGTCCGGCTCCAACGGCCCCGCCATCCTGGAGGAGTTCGCCCCCAAGGCCAGCCAGCAGGAGTTCAAGACCGACGAGGAGGCCCGCCAGGCACTCCAGCAGGGCCGCGTTGACGCCTACGTCATCGATAACAACATGCAGCAGAGCGCCCTGGTCCGCGAGCCTGGTAAGTACAAGATCGCCGGCAAGCCCTTCGGCAGCAAGGAACCCTACGGCATCGGCCTGCCGCTCGATTCCGACGGCGTCGCCTTTGTCAACGACTTCCTTAAGAAGATCGAGGACGACGGCACCTGGACCGAGCTGTGGCAGATCTGCATCGGCGACCGTACGGGCGACACCAATGTTCCCGAGCTGCCCGAGATCGGCGCCTAG
- a CDS encoding putative ABC transporter permease yields the protein MGTAIDMAFDGATLAACPLSALVLSFAFYGFCGWVWESTVCAMLNHGRFANSGFLLGPCCPIYGAGGIACWLLLRGIPDASSQFVAAALVCSVIEYSVGVLLEKTTGARFWDYSHLPFNLHGRICLYWACAFGLGALCICRLVEPALLGLLGHLPVLIVRLSAFIVAVAMMVDAVCSLASWRRLSDQLERVRADLADRINESLADASDSMLERIPDSAIDSVAQTHIRGRAVNAWLAELGDAALDALREKASMPTFISDGARGLALAARRVADVAPSMPRPSLSRRLAGKRMSRPVPSVSLSRRDLRFFNAFPRLRINRYEGVIRATDLRDRARELFRR from the coding sequence GTGGGAACCGCGATCGACATGGCATTTGACGGCGCGACGCTTGCCGCCTGTCCGCTCTCGGCGCTGGTACTCTCGTTTGCCTTCTACGGTTTTTGCGGCTGGGTATGGGAGTCGACAGTCTGCGCCATGCTCAACCACGGACGCTTTGCCAACAGCGGCTTTTTGCTAGGGCCGTGTTGTCCCATCTACGGTGCGGGCGGCATCGCGTGCTGGTTGCTGCTGCGTGGAATCCCAGACGCCTCGAGCCAGTTTGTCGCTGCCGCGCTCGTATGCAGCGTGATCGAATATAGCGTGGGCGTGCTGTTGGAAAAAACGACGGGTGCCCGGTTTTGGGATTACTCGCATCTGCCGTTTAACCTGCACGGACGCATCTGCCTGTACTGGGCCTGCGCGTTTGGCTTGGGTGCGTTGTGTATTTGCCGTTTAGTGGAGCCGGCATTGCTGGGGCTGCTTGGCCATCTGCCGGTGCTGATTGTGCGGCTGTCCGCCTTTATCGTCGCGGTCGCGATGATGGTCGATGCGGTGTGCTCGTTGGCCAGCTGGCGCCGCCTGTCCGATCAGCTTGAGCGTGTGCGTGCCGACCTTGCCGACCGCATCAATGAGTCGCTTGCCGACGCCTCCGACTCTATGCTCGAACGTATTCCCGATTCGGCGATCGACTCGGTGGCGCAGACGCATATCCGCGGTCGCGCCGTTAACGCTTGGCTGGCCGAGCTGGGCGACGCGGCGCTCGATGCCCTGCGCGAGAAGGCTTCGATGCCGACGTTTATCTCGGATGGTGCTCGCGGCCTGGCGCTCGCTGCCCGCCGCGTTGCCGATGTCGCGCCGAGCATGCCGCGTCCGTCGCTCAGTCGTCGCCTTGCCGGCAAGCGCATGAGCCGTCCGGTGCCGAGTGTGTCGCTCAGCCGTCGTGACCTGCGCTTCTTTAACGCCTTCCCGCGTCTGCGCATCAATCGCTACGAGGGCGTCATCCGAGCTACCGACCTCCGCGACCGAGCCCGCGAGCTGTTCCGCCGCTAG
- a CDS encoding P-II family nitrogen regulator, with amino-acid sequence MKKITAIVRQEKLEVLKDALFAADVRGMTINQVQGCGAQHGWKEYVRGNELLVNTIPKVQFTLICADEHVDGIVDIICNAARTGAVGDGKIWVEPVEEVIRIRTGEHGPAAV; translated from the coding sequence ATGAAGAAAATTACGGCTATCGTGCGCCAGGAGAAGCTTGAGGTTCTTAAAGACGCGCTGTTTGCTGCTGATGTTCGCGGTATGACTATCAACCAGGTGCAGGGCTGCGGCGCACAGCATGGCTGGAAGGAATACGTGCGCGGCAACGAACTGCTCGTCAATACCATCCCCAAGGTGCAGTTCACCCTCATCTGCGCTGATGAGCACGTTGACGGAATTGTCGACATCATCTGCAATGCCGCCCGCACCGGTGCCGTTGGAGACGGCAAGATTTGGGTCGAGCCGGTCGAAGAAGTCATCCGCATTCGCACCGGCGAACACGGCCCGGCCGCGGTGTAG
- a CDS encoding TetR family transcriptional regulator C-terminal domain-containing protein: MSQLEKCDRRSLRSQRALRQALASELAESGDLSRINVASLTERAGLTRRTFYSHYRDIPDFINQIEDGLLAEIRERIELITAAQLPDLYHNIDELEPAPGSVELLRYLAANRDLIGALLGPGGDQAFIKKIIDTAREAVVPRAQTGILGLALGTFFDYYVTYVVSAEVGLIQRWFERGLTESPEAMARIMTVLAFVRPGDLYGQPIDINVPEYGMKLLNLQLEDAADTAAAVESNN; the protein is encoded by the coding sequence TTGTCCCAGCTCGAGAAATGCGACCGCCGGTCCCTTCGCTCGCAGCGTGCCCTTCGCCAGGCACTTGCCAGCGAGCTTGCCGAAAGCGGCGATCTTTCGCGCATTAACGTCGCGTCGCTTACCGAGCGTGCCGGCCTCACGCGCCGTACGTTCTATTCGCACTATCGCGATATTCCCGACTTTATCAACCAGATCGAGGACGGCTTGCTGGCCGAGATCCGTGAGCGCATTGAGCTCATCACCGCAGCCCAGCTGCCTGATCTCTATCACAACATCGATGAGCTCGAGCCGGCACCCGGTTCGGTTGAGCTGCTGCGTTATCTTGCGGCCAACCGCGACTTAATCGGTGCGCTGCTGGGCCCGGGCGGCGATCAGGCCTTCATTAAAAAGATTATCGATACCGCACGTGAGGCCGTGGTGCCGCGTGCGCAGACGGGCATTTTGGGCCTGGCGCTGGGCACGTTCTTTGACTACTACGTCACCTACGTCGTGAGTGCCGAGGTCGGCCTGATCCAGCGCTGGTTTGAGCGCGGGCTTACCGAATCGCCCGAGGCCATGGCACGCATTATGACGGTGCTCGCTTTTGTGCGCCCTGGTGACCTGTACGGCCAACCCATCGATATCAACGTGCCGGAATATGGCATGAAGCTATTGAACTTGCAGCTCGAGGACGCGGCCGACACCGCCGCAGCCGTCGAGTCCAACAACTAA
- a CDS encoding Cof-type HAD-IIB family hydrolase: MIKMFASDLDGTLLNALHEADRTIRRAIRELTEAGLHVVPATGRSTLPIGEHGFTGLALDACCSNGSIVRDSHGEVLKTWTIDPQITEELLKEFPDICFDCSTPDGMFSSGSFEMHQAGFKKDSPIKRIVMRGMRARGGYHEEQYFDQSIGDILRHDVCKINCRVTSPELERDLKAYLAERSDRVVNAPFDPVMFEITDAACNKGESVAWLAGYYGIAEDEVAVYGDGGNDIAMLKRFRHSYATKNASDAAKAAASVTIGSCMVHAVPKHMLATMRKQNSRTIIE; the protein is encoded by the coding sequence ATGATCAAGATGTTCGCGAGTGACTTAGACGGAACGCTGCTTAACGCCCTGCACGAGGCAGATAGGACTATCCGCCGCGCCATTCGCGAGTTGACTGAGGCTGGCCTGCATGTGGTTCCCGCGACTGGACGCTCGACGTTGCCGATCGGCGAGCATGGCTTTACGGGCCTGGCGCTTGACGCCTGCTGCTCCAATGGGTCCATCGTGCGCGACAGCCATGGCGAGGTGCTCAAGACCTGGACCATCGATCCGCAGATCACCGAGGAGCTGCTCAAGGAGTTTCCGGATATCTGTTTTGACTGCTCCACGCCCGACGGCATGTTTTCGAGCGGATCGTTCGAGATGCACCAGGCGGGCTTTAAAAAGGACAGCCCCATCAAGCGTATTGTGATGCGCGGCATGCGTGCGCGCGGCGGGTATCACGAGGAACAGTATTTCGACCAGTCGATCGGCGATATCTTGCGTCACGATGTATGCAAGATCAATTGTCGCGTGACCTCGCCCGAGCTGGAGCGCGACCTTAAGGCGTATCTTGCCGAGCGCTCGGACCGTGTGGTCAACGCGCCGTTCGATCCGGTGATGTTCGAGATCACGGACGCGGCATGCAACAAGGGCGAGAGCGTGGCCTGGCTGGCGGGTTACTACGGCATTGCCGAGGACGAGGTCGCGGTCTATGGAGACGGCGGCAACGACATCGCCATGCTCAAGCGTTTCCGCCACAGCTACGCGACCAAAAACGCAAGCGATGCAGCTAAGGCCGCCGCGAGCGTGACCATCGGCAGCTGCATGGTCCATGCCGTCCCCAAACACATGCTCGCCACCATGCGCAAGCAAAACTCCCGCACCATCATCGAATAA
- a CDS encoding 1-deoxy-D-xylulose-5-phosphate synthase: MLLTQTTTPEDVKALDRAELPQLCGEIRHAILESSAAVGGHVAPNLGVVELTVALHRVFNSPTDKIVFDVSHQTYAHKALTGRAYTYIDPARYGEASGFANPDESEHDLFAMGHTSTSVSLGCGLAHARDLAGDAYNVITIIGDGSLSGGLAFEGFNNAAELDSNLIIIVNDNDQSIAENHGGLYRNLAELRASNGTCERNVFRAMGLDYRYLDAGNDVLALVDALQELRNIDHPIVLHVSTAKGKGFEPAQSDPERWHHVGPFDMATGRKLCPGHPSEPAPRTYADITGEALSAAIERDPQVVGITAATPYIMGFTPELRAAAGKQFVDVGIAEEHAVTFATALARSGAKPVFGVYGTFLQRAYDELWHDLCLNDAPATILVFGASIFGTTSETHLSFFDISMLGGLPNMHYLAPACMEEYLSMLSWSLDHREHPVAIRVPGIGLVSRPDLAPAEDTDYSAVRYNVVRQGRDVAVLALGDFFELGERVTNRLAAEYGIEATLVNPRFATELDREFLDSLAAKHRVVVTLEDGILDGGWGERVACYLACTPLRTRTFGIAKGFPDRYDPNELLAQNGMTVENMAAEAVRLLNE, encoded by the coding sequence ATGCTGCTTACGCAAACGACAACGCCCGAGGACGTCAAGGCTCTCGATCGCGCCGAGCTCCCGCAGCTCTGCGGCGAGATCCGCCACGCCATCCTCGAAAGCTCCGCCGCCGTCGGCGGGCACGTTGCCCCCAACCTGGGCGTCGTTGAGCTTACGGTCGCGCTCCATCGCGTGTTTAACTCCCCCACCGACAAAATTGTCTTTGACGTGTCGCACCAGACCTACGCCCACAAGGCGCTGACCGGGCGCGCGTACACCTATATCGACCCGGCACGCTACGGCGAGGCCTCTGGCTTTGCCAATCCCGACGAGTCCGAGCACGATCTGTTTGCCATGGGGCACACCTCCACATCGGTGAGCCTGGGCTGCGGCTTGGCGCACGCTCGTGACCTGGCGGGCGATGCGTACAACGTCATCACCATCATTGGCGACGGTTCGCTTTCGGGCGGTCTGGCGTTTGAGGGCTTTAACAATGCCGCCGAGCTCGACAGCAACCTGATCATCATCGTCAACGATAACGACCAGTCCATTGCCGAGAACCATGGCGGCCTGTATCGCAATCTGGCCGAGCTGCGCGCCAGCAACGGCACCTGTGAGCGCAACGTTTTCCGCGCGATGGGGCTCGACTACCGCTATCTGGACGCCGGTAACGATGTGTTGGCCCTGGTCGACGCGCTGCAGGAACTGCGCAATATCGATCATCCCATCGTGCTGCACGTCTCCACCGCCAAGGGTAAGGGCTTTGAGCCGGCCCAGAGCGACCCCGAGCGCTGGCACCACGTGGGTCCGTTTGACATGGCGACTGGGCGCAAGCTCTGCCCGGGTCATCCGAGCGAGCCTGCGCCGCGCACCTATGCCGACATTACGGGCGAGGCGCTCAGCGCCGCCATAGAGCGCGATCCGCAGGTCGTGGGCATCACGGCCGCCACGCCCTACATCATGGGCTTTACACCCGAGCTTCGCGCCGCGGCAGGCAAGCAGTTTGTTGACGTGGGCATTGCCGAGGAGCACGCCGTGACCTTTGCCACCGCGCTGGCGCGCTCGGGCGCCAAGCCAGTCTTTGGTGTGTACGGCACGTTTTTGCAGCGCGCCTACGACGAGCTGTGGCACGACCTGTGCCTCAACGATGCCCCGGCGACGATCCTAGTGTTTGGCGCATCAATCTTTGGCACTACGTCCGAGACGCACCTTTCGTTCTTTGATATTTCCATGCTGGGCGGTCTTCCCAACATGCACTACTTGGCACCAGCCTGCATGGAGGAATATCTGTCCATGCTGAGCTGGTCGCTCGACCACCGCGAGCATCCCGTAGCGATCCGTGTACCGGGCATTGGCCTGGTAAGCCGCCCCGACCTGGCACCTGCCGAAGACACCGACTACAGCGCCGTTCGCTACAACGTGGTGCGCCAGGGCCGCGACGTGGCCGTGCTCGCACTTGGCGACTTCTTTGAGCTTGGCGAGCGCGTGACAAATCGCTTGGCTGCCGAGTACGGCATCGAGGCCACGCTCGTCAACCCGCGCTTTGCAACCGAGCTTGACCGTGAGTTCCTCGACAGCCTTGCCGCCAAGCATCGCGTTGTCGTCACCCTCGAGGACGGCATCTTGGACGGCGGCTGGGGCGAGCGCGTGGCATGTTATCTGGCATGCACGCCGTTGCGCACGCGCACCTTCGGCATCGCCAAGGGCTTCCCCGACCGCTACGACCCCAACGAGCTGCTCGCTCAGAACGGCATGACGGTCGAGAACATGGCCGCCGAGGCCGTGAGACTGCTCAACGAGTAA
- a CDS encoding MFS transporter — protein MAGLRDVGVSLKSKTVRSIRLAELLVAQLCTYSMLSALCFAYPLYLFDCSGSSTLYGTAVAIAFIPGVLATPIGGILADRGRHREALVALGIALMTASLLSIPMKHSLPLAVVVVAILCVQYGVQSLLKPMLQIETVRMAGEEKVERATALVSQMTMVSNILGPVVGTAVYGCFGIDALCTIASVTFAISALLFGGVLKQNASSETMGDGATRTTCRNDFRESIRYLLQNASLVAVILLAAVLNLALVGLTIGTPIIVTKHLGMQSSCVGIVEVAMGLGGLAGSGLVGIWPHRFSFNGICRYVAMICFGVAPIIVTLLFGADVCVFTVFAVASAWVMVWASIASVEIIAFAQRAAPTELCGKVLSVVYMVLSCATPIGQLVYGVAYDRWAPAIVFAAMLAVLTLTTALFYRLKNRLRRLS, from the coding sequence ATGGCTGGGCTGAGAGACGTCGGCGTCTCGTTGAAATCAAAAACAGTGCGGTCAATCAGGCTCGCGGAACTTCTGGTTGCGCAGCTGTGCACGTATTCGATGCTGTCGGCGCTGTGCTTTGCGTATCCGCTTTACTTGTTCGATTGCAGCGGATCGTCAACGTTATATGGCACCGCCGTGGCGATAGCGTTCATACCCGGCGTACTCGCAACTCCGATTGGCGGAATCTTGGCGGATAGGGGAAGACATCGCGAGGCCCTCGTGGCCCTCGGCATTGCTCTGATGACTGCATCACTGCTGTCTATCCCCATGAAGCACTCATTGCCTCTTGCGGTCGTCGTAGTAGCGATACTTTGTGTTCAATATGGTGTTCAATCGCTGCTGAAGCCAATGCTCCAAATTGAGACGGTGCGCATGGCGGGTGAAGAGAAGGTTGAGCGGGCCACTGCATTGGTTTCGCAGATGACCATGGTGAGCAATATCTTGGGCCCTGTGGTCGGGACGGCAGTCTATGGGTGCTTTGGCATCGATGCTCTTTGCACAATCGCGTCGGTAACGTTTGCGATTTCAGCTCTGTTGTTTGGTGGCGTACTCAAGCAAAATGCCTCATCTGAAACGATGGGAGACGGCGCGACTCGTACGACATGCCGAAACGATTTTCGGGAGTCGATTCGGTATCTGTTGCAAAATGCATCATTGGTCGCTGTGATTTTGCTTGCGGCAGTTTTGAACCTTGCGTTGGTTGGGCTAACGATTGGCACTCCCATTATTGTTACAAAGCATCTCGGCATGCAATCGTCCTGCGTTGGGATAGTTGAGGTGGCTATGGGCTTGGGTGGTCTTGCCGGCAGTGGCTTGGTCGGCATTTGGCCGCATCGCTTTTCTTTCAATGGCATATGTCGATATGTTGCGATGATCTGTTTTGGAGTCGCACCGATTATTGTTACGCTGCTGTTCGGCGCAGATGTATGCGTGTTCACCGTGTTTGCGGTCGCTTCGGCATGGGTCATGGTGTGGGCAAGCATCGCGTCGGTTGAAATCATCGCGTTTGCCCAGCGGGCAGCGCCGACTGAACTCTGCGGAAAAGTGCTTTCGGTCGTTTACATGGTCCTTTCCTGCGCAACGCCGATCGGGCAATTGGTGTACGGGGTTGCATATGATCGATGGGCACCGGCGATTGTATTCGCAGCCATGTTGGCGGTGCTGACGTTGACGACGGCTCTGTTTTATCGGCTGAAAAATCGATTGCGGCGATTGTCTTAA
- a CDS encoding HD domain-containing protein, whose translation MSDTVRAEKIACEVDHAARQLAQEGRLDLTREFIQHGDVTVYTHVTSVARASLSFAERLGRVGISVDRLSLLRGALLHDYFLYDWHDPDPSHRLHGFRHPFFALARAEEDFELTPRERNIIVRHMFPLVPVPPTCREAWIVCLADKWCALRETIAGRLPRKDRADDDVSSESNEKRSG comes from the coding sequence ATGTCCGATACCGTTCGTGCCGAGAAAATCGCGTGCGAAGTAGACCATGCTGCCCGTCAACTGGCACAGGAGGGCCGTCTGGACCTGACGCGCGAGTTTATCCAGCATGGCGATGTGACGGTGTATACGCATGTGACCTCGGTGGCGCGGGCAAGTCTGTCCTTTGCCGAGCGCCTGGGCCGCGTCGGTATCTCCGTCGACCGCTTGTCGCTGCTGCGCGGGGCCCTGCTGCACGATTACTTTCTCTATGACTGGCACGATCCCGACCCAAGCCATCGACTGCATGGCTTTCGGCATCCGTTTTTTGCCCTGGCGCGTGCGGAGGAAGATTTTGAGCTGACGCCGCGCGAGCGGAATATTATCGTGCGTCATATGTTTCCGCTGGTGCCGGTGCCGCCGACGTGTCGTGAGGCATGGATTGTGTGCCTGGCGGATAAATGGTGCGCGCTGCGCGAGACGATTGCCGGCCGTCTGCCGCGCAAAGACAGGGCGGACGATGACGTGAGCAGCGAATCGAACGAAAAGAGGAGTGGGTAG